A genomic window from Candidatus Liberibacter americanus str. Sao Paulo includes:
- a CDS encoding PopZ family protein — protein sequence MAHSNAVYEPSMEEIVASIRRIIENNDQDIDVSDSVNTKSQELRENADERDYISKDSKNSSNLFSEKGYLLGDSNTDNTKEVLSLSDVAARVRSEVQNNNFYGRQPASADASKIDMKPFSDDLVEHNKVNDTSLGDFIPSDSDLLATRADGSLADNIGLSNNRNDKEENMLISPDTDNRVSYSFDQLVKALRESDSHSLDQISADLLRPMLREWLDDNLPSMVEKLIREEIARIARGSTRR from the coding sequence ATGGCCCATTCAAATGCTGTATACGAACCTTCTATGGAAGAAATAGTTGCTTCCATTCGTCGTATAATTGAGAATAATGATCAAGATATAGATGTTTCTGATAGTGTTAATACTAAATCTCAAGAGTTAAGAGAAAATGCTGATGAAAGAGATTATATCTCTAAAGATAGCAAAAATTCATCGAATTTATTTTCTGAAAAAGGTTATCTCCTTGGTGATTCTAATACAGATAATACTAAAGAAGTACTTTCTTTATCTGATGTTGCCGCTCGTGTTCGTTCTGAGGTGCAAAATAATAATTTTTATGGTAGACAGCCTGCTTCTGCTGATGCTTCGAAGATAGATATGAAGCCTTTCTCTGATGATTTAGTTGAGCATAATAAGGTTAATGATACATCATTAGGTGATTTTATTCCCTCTGATTCTGATTTATTAGCTACTCGTGCAGATGGTTCTTTGGCTGATAATATTGGATTATCTAATAATCGTAACGATAAAGAAGAAAACATGCTGATTTCTCCTGATACAGATAATCGTGTGTCTTATTCTTTTGATCAATTAGTTAAGGCTCTGAGGGAATCAGATAGTCATTCTCTTGATCAAATCTCTGCTGATTTATTACGCCCGATGTTGCGTGAGTGGTTAGATGATAATTTGCCAAGTATGGTTGAAAAGCTTATAAGAGAGGAAATAGCAAGAATAGCTCGAGGTTCTACTCGTCGTTGA